A single window of Sphingobacterium sp. ML3W DNA harbors:
- a CDS encoding FUSC family membrane protein has translation MRERIEKVWQKTRFFINSQPFHEGLKITIAVLIPVLICTCFGQLHYGVTLGIGSIIASTPDLVGPYRERRKSLLITVVVVFCMSLLTRILPFSDLFLGLFITFFSFAACMLTVFGIRAMGIGASCLLALFFSLTLTHESSHPITEALLLTAGAIWYMLFVLLVRYLRPYRVSQQVLAECAYRIGLLLRVKADFFDATTAIAKTHKRVIQVNVILNQRQENVRELLFSAATEKQFASDQYKQLTFIFATLMELFERINASHHDYYQIREKYGHTKVYQMVPDLLVSCAQELELLSTAISLLKSPKYPIQFTGQWDKAYEEIVALENQEQSTTIVLKKILVNIRYVMQKIREIHRILSKSGDVDDHSKLLLHKERFFKQRTFSWPALQAHLNIKSPIFRHSLRVAIVMLIAFVITNALPVYFPAYLALTQHSFWIYITIIVILRPGFSLSKQRSIDRLKGSFLGGILGLLSIYFITNAFMLLAVMLVYMLLTFTFLRSKYFYGSFFLTAFFLIAYYFFTGVNDFGVLLLKERLIDTVIGCVLSFLAFHLILPTWESDSVHIYLKKAIHANLHFLSVSFRTFSGDGIDLADYKFARKEVYLSLAELNALNERIVNEPSYQRPFTKELNDFSIFTHQLISYAMAFTNMLDHKSGLSFQDEHERLMNKILSKLKKSYALFATDTWDGMGLKSNRLKPDHDDVGEGILVREQLELMLDLVEKLYHTSLDISLLSKR, from the coding sequence TTGCGTGAACGTATAGAAAAAGTATGGCAAAAGACTCGGTTTTTCATCAATAGCCAACCGTTTCATGAAGGATTAAAAATTACCATTGCTGTCCTAATTCCTGTTCTTATATGTACTTGTTTTGGTCAATTGCATTATGGTGTAACGTTAGGCATAGGTAGTATCATTGCGAGTACACCAGATTTGGTAGGTCCCTACCGAGAACGTCGTAAATCTTTGCTTATCACTGTTGTTGTCGTGTTTTGTATGAGTTTGCTCACTCGTATTCTCCCGTTTTCAGATTTGTTTTTAGGGTTATTTATTACTTTTTTCTCTTTTGCTGCTTGCATGCTAACGGTTTTTGGAATTAGGGCAATGGGGATAGGTGCTTCTTGTTTACTGGCGCTATTCTTTAGTTTGACACTTACGCATGAAAGTAGTCATCCGATTACGGAAGCTTTACTGTTGACAGCTGGTGCAATTTGGTATATGTTGTTTGTATTGTTGGTGCGTTACTTAAGACCTTATCGGGTCAGTCAGCAGGTTTTGGCTGAATGTGCATACCGAATCGGTCTCTTATTAAGGGTTAAAGCTGATTTTTTTGATGCTACTACTGCCATTGCAAAGACACACAAACGTGTTATTCAGGTGAATGTTATCCTTAATCAACGTCAAGAAAATGTACGGGAGCTCTTGTTCTCTGCGGCTACAGAGAAACAATTTGCCAGTGATCAGTATAAGCAACTCACTTTTATTTTCGCTACGTTGATGGAATTATTCGAACGAATAAATGCCTCACATCATGATTATTATCAGATTCGTGAAAAATATGGACATACAAAGGTCTATCAAATGGTTCCGGATCTGTTGGTAAGTTGTGCTCAGGAATTGGAGCTGCTCTCTACCGCTATAAGTTTACTAAAATCACCAAAATATCCGATACAATTTACAGGACAATGGGATAAAGCTTATGAGGAAATTGTTGCATTGGAAAATCAGGAGCAGAGTACGACAATCGTCCTGAAGAAAATTCTCGTCAATATCCGTTATGTAATGCAGAAAATTAGGGAAATACATCGCATACTATCTAAATCGGGAGATGTGGATGATCATTCTAAATTACTGTTACATAAGGAAAGATTTTTTAAACAACGTACGTTTTCTTGGCCAGCTTTACAGGCTCATTTGAATATCAAGTCTCCAATTTTTAGACATTCACTACGTGTCGCTATAGTGATGTTAATCGCATTTGTGATTACAAATGCACTTCCGGTTTATTTTCCGGCTTACCTTGCTTTAACACAGCATAGTTTTTGGATTTATATCACCATTATTGTTATTTTACGACCTGGGTTTAGTTTAAGTAAGCAAAGAAGTATCGATCGACTGAAAGGTTCTTTCTTAGGAGGGATCTTAGGGTTGTTAAGCATCTATTTTATAACTAATGCCTTTATGTTATTGGCTGTGATGTTGGTCTATATGCTGCTGACATTTACTTTTTTGCGCAGTAAGTACTTCTATGGATCATTTTTTCTGACCGCTTTTTTTCTGATTGCGTATTACTTTTTTACGGGAGTAAATGATTTTGGGGTGCTCTTATTAAAAGAACGTTTGATAGATACTGTTATAGGATGTGTGCTTTCTTTTTTAGCTTTTCATCTGATTCTTCCTACGTGGGAGAGCGATTCTGTTCATATTTATTTGAAGAAGGCAATACACGCTAATTTACATTTCTTATCTGTTAGCTTTAGAACGTTTTCTGGTGATGGGATAGACCTTGCAGATTATAAGTTTGCCCGTAAAGAAGTGTACTTAAGTTTAGCAGAATTAAATGCCTTGAATGAAAGAATAGTGAATGAACCGAGTTATCAACGTCCTTTTACTAAAGAATTGAACGACTTTTCGATTTTTACGCATCAATTGATTTCATATGCGATGGCCTTTACCAATATGTTAGACCATAAATCTGGCTTGAGTTTTCAGGATGAACATGAAAGGTTGATGAATAAGATTCTTTCGAAATTAAAGAAATCATATGCATTGTTTGCAACAGATACTTGGGATGGTATGGGGTTGAAGTCTAACCGGTTAAAACCTGATCATGATGATGTAGGTGAGGGTATATTGGTCAGGGAGCAGTTGGAGTTGATGCTGGATCTAGTTGAAAAATTGTATCATACCTCTCTGGATATATCATTATTGTCGAAGCGATAA
- a CDS encoding ferritin translates to MAIKTDRLSKTLCKALNEQITLEAYSAQVYLMLACWADDNMLDGVKSFMMKHSQEERVHMAKIIEYVQERGSSVKIDAIKKPEPEPKNTLECFEMVLQQEIENTESIYKIVNMSMKEGDWATWNFLQWLVNEQREEEKLALELLDKAKLAGGKDMTDNARFELNKLIGNTGQEFPVADHINPLA, encoded by the coding sequence ATGGCAATTAAAACAGATCGATTATCAAAAACACTTTGTAAAGCTTTAAATGAACAAATCACACTGGAAGCCTATTCAGCACAAGTATATTTAATGTTAGCCTGTTGGGCTGACGACAACATGCTTGACGGCGTCAAATCCTTTATGATGAAACACTCTCAGGAAGAGCGCGTACACATGGCGAAAATCATCGAGTATGTACAAGAAAGGGGAAGCTCGGTGAAGATTGATGCAATCAAAAAACCAGAACCAGAGCCTAAAAACACCTTGGAATGCTTTGAAATGGTTTTGCAACAAGAGATTGAGAATACCGAATCGATTTACAAAATCGTAAATATGAGTATGAAGGAGGGTGATTGGGCAACTTGGAACTTCCTACAATGGCTAGTCAATGAGCAACGTGAAGAAGAAAAATTAGCATTGGAATTATTGGATAAAGCAAAACTTGCCGGAGGCAAAGACATGACAGACAATGCACGCTTTGAGTTGAACAAACTAATTGGCAATACCGGACAAGAATTTCCTGTAGCCGATCATATCAATCCACTCGCATAG
- a CDS encoding alpha/beta hydrolase, giving the protein MLHKTIVILFLIFAQFSASAQEYTLIKDISYREKNENDAYKKERCKLDLYLPQDKPNFATIVWFHGGGLEGGEKFIPLELKEKGVAVIAVNYRLSPKVQGPAYIDDAAAAVAWAFNHIASHGGDPSKIYVSGHSAGGYLALMVGLDKAYLKQYNIDANRIKGLAPVSGQTNTHYTIKKERGQSMEIPIIDQYAPLTFARKDAPPILLITGDPKLELPARYEENAHLAAVLENLKHPNIQLYQLQGFDHGGVYAPGCLLMLNWIEKQSK; this is encoded by the coding sequence ATGCTACATAAGACTATTGTAATTCTCTTTTTAATCTTCGCACAATTTTCTGCTTCAGCGCAGGAGTATACCTTGATAAAGGATATATCCTACCGAGAAAAAAATGAAAATGATGCGTATAAAAAAGAGCGATGTAAACTCGATCTTTATCTTCCGCAGGATAAACCCAATTTTGCTACCATTGTGTGGTTTCATGGTGGAGGACTAGAAGGAGGGGAGAAATTCATTCCATTGGAGCTTAAAGAAAAAGGAGTAGCGGTTATCGCTGTTAATTATAGACTAAGTCCGAAAGTACAGGGGCCGGCTTATATTGACGATGCTGCGGCAGCTGTTGCTTGGGCTTTTAATCATATTGCATCTCATGGGGGTGACCCTTCAAAAATCTATGTTTCAGGTCATTCTGCTGGTGGGTATTTGGCATTGATGGTTGGTTTGGATAAAGCATACCTTAAACAGTATAATATAGATGCTAATCGCATTAAGGGACTGGCTCCGGTCAGTGGGCAAACCAATACGCATTATACCATTAAGAAAGAACGAGGACAATCGATGGAAATTCCAATTATCGATCAGTATGCCCCATTGACCTTTGCTAGGAAAGATGCACCACCGATTCTATTGATTACTGGAGATCCAAAGTTGGAATTGCCTGCGAGATATGAAGAGAATGCCCATCTGGCTGCTGTATTAGAAAATTTAAAACACCCTAATATACAATTGTATCAATTGCAAGGTTTTGATCATGGAGGCGTTTATGCGCCTGGCTGTCTGTTAATGCTTAATTGGATTGAAAAGCAATCAAAATAA
- a CDS encoding DapH/DapD/GlmU-related protein — MTSKRDILDRLKAGEQVSLSDPDYYKIYAVVDNTIRLSQKLNSSADTNELRNCLSEIIGTKVADSTIIFPPFYTNFGRFISIGEHVFINHACSFLDMGGITIEDGALIGPKVNLITENHPLNPADRSALVTKPILIKRKAWIGAGATILPGVTVGENSVVAAGAVVSKDVPDNVVVGGIPAKFIKKITE; from the coding sequence ATGACATCCAAAAGAGACATTCTTGACAGACTTAAAGCTGGGGAACAAGTAAGCCTAAGTGATCCTGATTACTATAAAATCTATGCGGTTGTTGATAACACAATCAGGTTATCTCAAAAACTTAATAGTTCAGCAGATACCAATGAATTACGCAATTGCTTGAGTGAAATAATCGGGACAAAAGTAGCCGATAGCACCATTATATTTCCTCCATTTTATACTAATTTTGGACGATTTATCTCGATTGGGGAACATGTTTTTATTAACCATGCCTGTTCCTTCTTAGATATGGGGGGTATAACGATTGAGGACGGAGCATTAATTGGTCCTAAAGTAAATCTCATTACAGAAAACCACCCTTTAAATCCAGCTGACAGAAGCGCTTTAGTTACAAAACCTATCCTCATCAAGCGTAAAGCCTGGATAGGGGCGGGGGCTACAATATTGCCTGGAGTAACAGTTGGGGAAAATTCGGTGGTTGCTGCGGGGGCAGTTGTTTCAAAGGATGTACCAGATAATGTGGTAGTCGGTGGTATACCTGCTAAATTTATAAAAAAGATTACCGAATGA
- a CDS encoding helix-turn-helix domain-containing protein: MKTLTHLNTVSAFNTFNQFETRHPLVNIVDWSKAIVRRDSTVHLNLYCIALSVLDNHEGQLAFIAPGQVIGIEHNTAEIKGKGHALVFHHDLIKETSLAEKLSVYYFFHKDCHQIIQLSEWETKTVADCFSKIEYELSQSIDKHSKKLLTSNIELFLNYCERFYDRQFITQESLNQGMVKNFNDLLNQYFSSEDLIEVGIPSVAYFAEKLNISANYFGDRIKKEAGKCAQEYIQKKIVAEAINKIHDRSKTINEIAYELGFKYPQHFSRFFKKNVGISPNEFRTAGSDY, encoded by the coding sequence ATGAAAACACTCACTCATCTAAACACCGTTTCTGCATTCAATACTTTCAATCAATTTGAAACTCGTCATCCACTCGTCAATATCGTAGACTGGTCTAAGGCGATAGTACGTCGTGACAGTACTGTGCATTTAAATCTATATTGTATCGCACTATCTGTTCTTGACAATCATGAAGGGCAATTAGCGTTTATTGCTCCTGGACAAGTTATCGGAATAGAGCATAATACTGCTGAAATTAAAGGTAAAGGACATGCACTTGTATTCCACCACGACTTAATAAAAGAAACGTCTCTTGCAGAAAAACTGAGCGTTTACTACTTTTTCCATAAAGACTGTCATCAGATCATACAATTATCAGAATGGGAAACAAAAACTGTTGCCGACTGCTTTTCTAAAATCGAATATGAATTGAGTCAATCAATAGATAAGCACAGTAAAAAATTACTGACTTCGAATATTGAACTGTTCCTAAATTACTGTGAACGTTTTTACGATCGTCAATTCATTACGCAAGAAAGTCTGAATCAAGGTATGGTGAAAAATTTCAATGATTTGCTTAACCAATATTTCTCATCTGAAGATCTCATCGAAGTCGGAATACCTTCCGTTGCCTATTTTGCCGAAAAACTGAATATATCAGCGAATTATTTTGGAGATCGGATAAAAAAAGAAGCGGGAAAATGTGCCCAGGAATATATCCAAAAAAAAATCGTAGCTGAAGCAATAAATAAGATACATGACCGAAGTAAAACGATCAATGAGATTGCTTACGAATTAGGCTTCAAATACCCACAACATTTTTCGCGATTTTTTAAAAAAAATGTTGGAATCAGTCCAAATGAATTTAGAACTGCAGGGTCGGATTACTAA
- a CDS encoding LytR/AlgR family response regulator transcription factor produces MQVLIVEDETAAYESLVEILKEIDPSIQVLGNTESVSQTINWLNTHPAPDLILMDIHLSDGSAFLIFDHIQVEVPIIFTTAYDEYAIDAFKVSSIDYLLKPIKSSDLERALLKFKRFSQNDLVSYITKITQLAPSSQYKDKLLISVQDKLLPINLQTVAFFYTTDKNTSIYIKDGNNYRYSRTLDYIYTTLNPTKFYRANKQFIIARSSVQSITIWFDNRLLITLDIDTPERIYISKNKASDFKEWIVSG; encoded by the coding sequence ATGCAGGTATTGATTGTAGAAGATGAAACTGCAGCTTACGAAAGCTTAGTTGAAATATTAAAAGAAATCGACCCTTCGATACAAGTTTTAGGAAATACAGAGAGTGTAAGCCAAACCATCAATTGGTTAAATACACATCCAGCACCCGATCTCATTTTAATGGACATCCACCTATCCGACGGATCTGCATTTTTGATATTTGATCATATCCAAGTCGAAGTACCCATCATATTTACAACAGCTTATGATGAATATGCCATCGATGCATTTAAAGTCAGCAGCATCGACTACTTACTCAAGCCCATAAAATCAAGTGATCTCGAGCGAGCGCTTCTCAAATTTAAACGGTTTTCCCAAAATGATCTGGTTTCTTATATCACAAAGATCACACAATTGGCTCCTTCTTCGCAGTACAAAGACAAACTCCTTATTTCCGTCCAGGACAAGCTACTTCCTATTAATTTACAAACTGTTGCTTTTTTTTATACGACGGATAAGAACACCAGCATTTATATAAAAGATGGCAACAATTATCGCTATTCGAGAACACTCGATTATATCTATACGACTTTAAATCCGACAAAATTTTACCGTGCCAATAAACAATTTATTATTGCCAGAAGTTCAGTTCAGAGCATCACGATCTGGTTTGATAATCGTCTCCTTATCACACTTGACATAGATACTCCCGAACGTATTTATATCAGTAAAAACAAAGCATCGGATTTCAAAGAGTGGATAGTTAGTGGATAA
- a CDS encoding sensor histidine kinase: MLTKYNSWQLLLISVAAAIFVIYPDITWLPFELKNLDESRKMAHIIFFLFRYAFFVSLIFLLIKTNLANLKTSSFKKRFGYSLLIAAIAYVVYGGISVLLFTKVRHFGSLVLFQFFVVSILSSLMGHIIQLYIERRKKEQQIEELTVKNLESRYDALTNQINPHFFFNSLNGLTSLIRKKNDEVTLTYVNKLSDVFRYILQSDKKGLVTLREELAFVDAFKYMMEVRFANKLAYHIHIDQNVLDYTLPVLSILPLLDNIVVHNTIDSDHKMVIDIYLNENNELVISNPIYPKLTIANTNGTGLKNLENRFLLLLEKSIRVEDDGKTFTVYLPLK; encoded by the coding sequence TTGTTAACAAAATACAACTCATGGCAATTACTGCTAATAAGTGTCGCTGCTGCTATATTTGTTATATATCCAGATATCACCTGGTTGCCCTTTGAATTAAAAAATCTTGACGAATCAAGAAAAATGGCTCATATCATTTTTTTTCTGTTTCGTTATGCATTCTTTGTGTCATTGATTTTTTTACTGATCAAAACCAATTTAGCAAATCTTAAAACCTCCTCTTTCAAAAAAAGATTTGGATATAGCCTCTTGATTGCTGCTATTGCGTACGTTGTTTATGGAGGTATTTCAGTGTTACTCTTTACCAAGGTGAGGCATTTCGGAAGTCTTGTCCTTTTCCAATTCTTTGTTGTTTCCATATTAAGTTCATTGATGGGACATATTATACAACTGTATATCGAAAGGAGGAAAAAAGAACAGCAGATTGAAGAACTTACAGTCAAAAATCTGGAAAGCCGCTATGACGCACTTACCAATCAGATCAACCCCCATTTCTTTTTCAATTCGCTCAATGGTTTAACCTCTTTGATACGAAAAAAGAATGATGAAGTCACATTGACCTATGTCAACAAGTTATCCGATGTATTCCGATACATCCTACAGAGTGATAAAAAAGGGCTTGTTACCTTAAGGGAAGAACTAGCATTTGTAGATGCCTTCAAGTATATGATGGAAGTCCGTTTTGCCAATAAGCTGGCATACCATATCCATATTGACCAAAACGTATTGGATTACACACTCCCGGTCCTCTCCATCCTTCCCCTGCTGGATAATATTGTTGTTCACAACACAATAGACAGCGACCATAAAATGGTTATTGACATCTACTTGAACGAGAATAATGAATTGGTTATCTCCAATCCGATTTATCCTAAATTAACAATAGCCAATACCAATGGTACAGGACTCAAAAATCTAGAGAACCGATTTTTATTATTGTTAGAAAAGTCAATCCGGGTAGAAGATGATGGAAAGACATTCACCGTTTATTTACCCTTAAAGTAA
- a CDS encoding aldo/keto reductase: MEKRQLGLSGLEVSALGLGCMGLSFGYGPATDKQQAIHLIQKAYDEGVTFFDTAECYGPFTNEELLGEALIPFRDKVVIATKFGFQDGDSKKELDSSPARIRAVVEASMKRLKTDYIDLFYQHRVDPKVPIEVVAGTIRDLIDEGKIRHWGLSEAGAETIRIAHAVQPLAALQSEYSLFFREAEREIIPTLEELGIGFVPFSPLGKGFLTGAINETTQFDPTDFRNIVPRFSPENRKANQALVDLLKAIAIDKEATPAQIALAWLLAQKPWIVPIPGTTKIHRLQENIGSAFIRLSTADLEQIKLAASKISIQGARYPEALQNRVGK; this comes from the coding sequence ATGGAAAAAAGACAATTAGGACTTAGCGGACTTGAAGTTTCGGCTTTGGGACTGGGATGTATGGGGTTGAGCTTCGGCTATGGACCTGCTACGGATAAGCAGCAAGCTATTCATTTGATTCAGAAAGCGTATGATGAAGGGGTCACTTTTTTCGACACAGCCGAGTGTTACGGTCCTTTTACGAATGAAGAATTGCTAGGAGAGGCTTTAATTCCTTTTCGGGATAAGGTAGTGATTGCGACCAAATTTGGGTTTCAGGATGGCGACTCTAAAAAAGAATTGGATAGTAGTCCTGCACGGATAAGAGCCGTGGTAGAAGCGTCCATGAAGAGGCTCAAAACAGATTATATTGATTTGTTTTATCAACATCGTGTGGACCCTAAAGTACCCATTGAAGTTGTTGCAGGAACGATTCGAGATCTTATAGATGAAGGGAAAATAAGACATTGGGGATTGTCGGAAGCAGGAGCAGAGACGATCCGTATTGCCCATGCAGTGCAACCTTTAGCTGCCTTACAGAGTGAATATTCGTTATTCTTTCGCGAAGCGGAAAGAGAAATTATTCCGACGCTGGAAGAGCTTGGGATTGGTTTTGTTCCGTTCAGTCCCTTAGGTAAAGGTTTTCTGACAGGAGCGATTAATGAAACCACACAATTTGATCCTACTGATTTCAGGAATATAGTACCTCGCTTTTCGCCAGAGAATAGAAAAGCGAATCAGGCCTTGGTCGACTTATTGAAAGCAATTGCTATCGATAAGGAAGCAACACCTGCACAGATTGCATTAGCTTGGTTATTGGCACAAAAACCATGGATCGTACCTATCCCTGGAACGACAAAAATACACCGTTTGCAGGAAAATATCGGTTCTGCTTTCATCAGACTGTCAACAGCAGATCTTGAGCAGATTAAATTGGCAGCATCAAAAATTTCTATTCAGGGAGCAAGGTATCCTGAGGCTCTGCAAAATAGGGTAGGGAAATAG